A window from Mauremys reevesii isolate NIE-2019 linkage group 9, ASM1616193v1, whole genome shotgun sequence encodes these proteins:
- the KLHL24 gene encoding kelch-like protein 24 yields the protein MVLILGRRLNREDSGVRDSPATKRKVFEMDPKSLSGHEFFDFSSGSSHAESILQIFNEFRDSRLFTDVIICVEGREFPCHRAVLSACSSYFRAMFCNDHRESREMLVEINGIFAEAMDCFLQYVYTGKVKITTENVQYIFETSSLFQISVLRDACAKFLEEQLDPCNCLGIQRFADTHSLKTLFTKCRNFALQTFEDVSQHEEFLELGKDELIDYICSDELVISKEEMVFEAVMRWVYRAVDLRRPVLQELLTHVRLPLLHPNYFVQTVEVEQLIQNSPECYQLLHEARRYHILGNEMMSPRTRPRRSTGYSEVIVIVGGCERVGGFNLPYTECYDPVTGEWKSLAKLPEFTKSEYAVCALRNDILVSGGRINSRDVWIYNSQLNIWIRVASLNKGRWRHKMAVLLGKVYVVGGYDGQSRLSSVECYDSFSNRWTEVAPLKEAVSSPAITSCVGKLFVIGGGPDDNTCSDKVQSYDPDTNSWLLRATIPIAKRCITAVSLNNLIYVAGGLTKAIYCYDPVEDYWMHVQNTFSRQENCGMSVCNGKIYILGGRRENGEATDTILCYDPATGIITGVAAMPRPVSYHGCVTIHRYNEKGFKL from the exons ATGGTACTAATACTGGGCCGCAGACTGAATAGAGAGGATAGCGGGGTCCGTGATTCCCCTGCAACCAAACGTAAAGTTTTTGAAATGGACCCAAAGTCCTTATCAGGTCATGAGTTTTTTGACTTCTCGTCAGGATCATCCCATGCTGAAAGCATACTCCAGATCTTCAATGAGTTTAGAGACAGCCGCTTGTTCACAGATGTAATTATCTGTGTGGAAGGAAGAGAGTTTCCCTGTCATCGAGCTGTTCTCTCAGCCTGCAGTAGCTACTTCAGAGCTATGTTTTGCAATGATCACAGAGAAAGCAGAGAAATGTTGGTGGAGATCAATGGCATTTTTGCTGAAGCTATGGATTGCTTTTTACAGTACGTGTATACTGGCAAGGTGAAAATCACTACAGAGAATGTGCAATATATCTTTGAAACCTCAAGTCTCTTTCAAATTAGTGTTCTACGTGATGCTTGTGCCAAGTTCCTGGAAGAGCAGCTGGATCCTTGTAACTGCCTGGGAATCCAGCGTTTTGCTGATACACACTCACTAAAGACACTCTTCACCAAATGCAGAAATTTTGCACTGCAGACATTTGAGGATGTTTCTCAGCATGAAGAATTTCTCGAGCTTGGGAAAGATGAGCTCATTGATTATATTTGTAGTGATGAGTTGGTGATCAGTAAAGAAGAGATGGTTTTTGAAGCAGTTATGCGCTGGGTTTACCGTGCTGTTGATCTGAGAAGGCCAGTGTTACAGGAACTTCTAACACATGTGAGACTCCCTTTATTACATCCTAACTATTTTGTACAGACAGTGGAAGTGGAACAGCTGATTCAGAATTCTCCAGAGTGTTATCAGCTGCTGCATGAAGCAAGAAGATACCACATACTTGGAAATGAAATGATGTCCCCAAGAACTAGACCACGCAG ATCAACTGGTTATTCTGAGGTGATAGTCATTGTCGGAGGCTGTGAACGAGTTGGGGGGTTTAATCTGCCATACACTGAATGCTACGATCCTGTGACAGGAGaatggaagtcactggctaagctcCCAGAATTTACCAAGTCTGAATATGCAGTGTGTGCTTTACGGAATGATATTCTTGTTTCAG GTGGAAGAATTAACAGCCGTGATGTGTGGATTTATAACTCTCAGCTTAACATTTGGATCAGAGTTGCTTCCCTAAACAAAGGCAGATGGCGTCATAAAATGGCTGTCCTTCTTGGTAAA GTGTATGTAGTTGGAGGGTATGATGGGCAAAGTCGACTCAGCAGTGTAGAATGTTACGATTCATTTTCCAATCGATGGACAGAGGTAGCTCCACTTAAAGAAGCAGTGAGTTCTCCAGCAATAACCAGCTGTGTAGGCAAATTGTTTGTGATTGGTGGAGGTCCTGATGACAACACGTGCTCTGACAAG GTTCAATCATATGATCCCGATACTAATTCTTGGTTGCTCCGTGCAACTATCCCCATTGCAAAGAGATGCATAACAGCTGTATCTCTAAACAATCTAATCTATGTCGCGGGAGGGCTCACCAAGGCAATTTACTGCTATGATCCAGTTGAGGATTATTGGATGCATGTACAGAATACATTCAGCAGACAG GAAAACTGTGGCATGTCTGTGTGTAACGGCAAAATCTATATCCTTGGTGGAAGACGAGAAAATGGAGAAGCCACAGACACCATTCTTTGTTATGATCCTGCAACAGGCATCATCACGGGAGTAGCAGCCATGCCCAGGCCAGTATCGTATCATGGCTGTGTGACTATTCATAGATACAATGAAAAAGGCTTTAAACTGTAA